In the genome of Hevea brasiliensis isolate MT/VB/25A 57/8 chromosome 14, ASM3005281v1, whole genome shotgun sequence, the window ACTTCCTCATGTGGTTCAATTATAAACCCAAATGGATTTCAGGTCCGATTCACTAATTCTATGGATTGATTCGGTTCAAGTTTAATAACTATGCAAATGAGGTGTGCTTTTGGATTGACCAGTGCCTGAGGCCATGTTTTATTTGTAAATTCTCGTGGAATTGAGCTGAATGGAAGAGAATGAGATTGAGGGTTCCAGAAAAAATTCCTTGGGATAAAAAAGCTTCGTTTTCATCCCCCAAAGGGATCTTTCACCAAATTTCACACCTGCATATACAAATTGAAGATCAAGTTAAGGGAGACTTAGAAGACTTCAGAACCTGGAGGGAGAGGCATCATCTCATCAGCCCCTCTCAAGTTTTTATTCTCGTTCCCTTgtttattttgatttaaatcCCTGTACTTCATTTTGTAGGATTATATTTATGGATTTTGAATGAAAGAACTTGTGTTTGGATCTTTGATTACGATTAACCAAATTTTATTCTAGCTtggatttttaattcaatttattctTTATACAATGGATTTTCTTGATCTTAATGCTATTGGGTGTTTCTTGAATGTTTGATTGATTTTATTTTGTGATAAGATAAAGGAAAGTAATGTAGCAAAACTTTTCCAACCCACTAATTTGGTGGACTGAAAAAGTGAGGGTTTTGGATGTTTTGAAACTTTCAAAAATCttacatttttaaaaaattttcctcTCAAATAAGTATGATACTTTAAAACCCGTCTTTTACCTCCAAAAATTTTCTCCCAGACAATTATAGAAATAATAGTTGGAGCGGGAGTATAAAACTTGACCTATGGGAATTTTTATAATTTGCTATATCTATTGGGAGATAGGTAAtggatttttatttaatattttcggTACACATCAGAAGAGAATATTGAATTAAATTAGGATTGTTCTTCCTTGCATATGCTAATTCAATTCTGAATTGTCAACTAGTAGAATTGAGTTGAATTAGGTCCTGGTGAAATCGTAACTTGATATCAAGATACCCTAGTGCCTCAATTTATTGGTTTTTGCAGCCGGTTGAATTTGGTTATTGAATAGGTTAATTTAATTGGTTGAATTTGGTTATTGATTaggttaatttaattttagttaatttgataTCCTTCGACTTCGATAATCTAGATGATAATAGGGTTACAAAGATTTTAGATATTCAGTCTCCAATTCTTGTGGGATTGATAACTCTATTCATCATTCTATTATTTATGATGACACTATGCATTTGCAGATATGCCCTATCAATTTCCaaagtaccatatatatatatatatatatatatatatatatatatatatatatataacagtaTCTTAATGAGATTGgagattatttaaaaaataaataaaaaccaaCCAACATATAATTAAGGCCAACTAGAAATGAAACTCAACccaaacatgaaatttaaattaaaatgaactgTTACATCAACTCAGAACTTTAGAAATacaaaaaatttcttcatcaaagaaAACTTTAATACCTAAAGAAAAAACAGAGACAAACAGAGAACCATAACATGATAAATTTAGACATGATAGAACAATTGTGCTATAAATTTGCTCTTGCATTCATATGCGCTATGCATCAGAGACTGTATCTTCATTTCATTTGGCAACAATTTTGCGTCTTCTTAGATGCTCTTCATCTACATAACAAGGTAGAAATTCCAAAAACAAAAAAAGAATTGTAAGAAATCTATGATAAATGGATACTAAAAAACATTGGATGCAGTAAGATCATAAAAGATGAATTATATATAGTGCTAAATGGATGCAATCTTACAACAATAAGATCATTTATAGCGCTAATTAACAATAAGAATAATTTATTTCCTAAAAAATCATAGTATATTTAAATAGAAGAGAAAAGGAAAGCTGATTAAGATGAAATTATATGCTAAGTAAGAAATATCACGAAATATATTACCTGTAAACATCAGTTGCGTTGAAAAGTTTCTCCTTTATGAACAATTTTAATTGTTGAATCTTTTTATCCTTCGATGCCTTTCACCTTCAACCATCCTCACAAACCATGTAGGTTTTCTTGTTTTAAACACAATATATCCCATTACAACACCAAATATTACTCCACATCCATACCCTGCCAATACAGGTTTCCACCCAAATCCAATTTTAGATTCGGAATCATCTTCTTTTGATCCTGTTGGTTTTTGCCTCTCCCCATTATCACATTTTTCTAGCGGAAATCCACACAATCCCAAATTTCCTTCATATGAAGTGTTATCAAATGTGTTGAACTGCTTTCCTTCAGGTATGGGTCCTTCAAGTCGATTATGCGAAACCCGAAATACTTGCAAAAATGTTAAATCTGCCAATTGCATTGGAATCCTCCCAGTAAGAATATTAAAAGAGAGGTCTAATGATTCCAAATTACTCAAATTCCCCAATGATGGTTGAATATTGCCTGTGAGTTGATTGTGAGACAAGTTGAGCAGCTTAAGTGATTTAAGCTTTCCAATCGTTTGAGGAATCTTCCCCGTGAATTTATTGCCCGACAAATCAATGGTTGAAAGACGTGTTTGGATTTTCACCAACTCAATCTGCAATCCTTTGAATGTTAGACTAACAGAATAATTATAAGAATAAATTCGATCCCCCATGTATTTCATTTTCACATCAAAATTCGTCATTGCTTCGAAATTATTGAAATACTCTGTAGGTAAAGGTCCACTAAACATGTTGTTGGAGAGGTCAAAAATTCGTAGCTTTAAAAACGAATGATTAGCAGAGGACCCTTTCACCAAGCCATGGAGTTTATTGGATTGTAGCACTAGAACTTGTAGCTTCGGAAGAGTTTCCAAAAAATGGGGGAATGTGTCATTTATAGTATTGTTGCCAAGATCTAAAATTTCCAAATCTTTACAATTGGAAATGGATGGTGGGATTCTTCTTTGCAATTGATTGCCATTGAAGTTCAAATATCTCAAGCTGCTGCCTACTGAAAATGTTTCAGGGATGGTTCCATGGAACTTGTTCATGCCCAAATGCAGCACTGATAATTTGTTACTGAAATTTCCCAAACATTGTGGGATGAAGCCGTTCAAACTATTTTTTGACAAGTCAAGAATTTCAAGAGAATTTAGCTTGCAAACTGCAGAAGAGAGTTCTCCTATCAGTTTGTTGGATGAAAGAATGAGAACACCCAAGTTCACAAGTTTGAAAATTGAATTTGGAATTGGGCCATGCAACTTGTTATTGCTCAAATCAATATACCCCAATTGATTGCCTTGGAATGGACCTAAATGGCCGGTGAGCTGGTTATTCTTGAGGATTAAAATGCACAATTGAGGTAGGGTAAATAGCAAGGGTGGTATTGTTGAATTTAACAAGTTATTGGATAAATCGAGGTATGTTACATTTGAAAGCCTGCTTCCTTGGAAAGGGATAGGACCTGTAAACCgattatttgataaaaata includes:
- the LOC131169190 gene encoding receptor-like protein 9DC3 translates to MASLLWLAHFLCFLLFHLHFQAASSSPFYFNSSSPAMPCQHDQSLALLQFKKTFFIKSAPSTWDSPYPKPYPKTESWKEDTDCCLWDGVTCNIDTDLTFLQVFRVSHNRLEGPIPEGKQFNTFDNTSYEGNLGLCGFPLEKCDNGERQKPTGSKEDDSESKIGFGWKPVLAGYGCGVIFGVVMGYIVFKTRKPTWFVRMVEGERHRRIKRFNN